One genomic segment of candidate division KSB1 bacterium includes these proteins:
- a CDS encoding alginate export family protein, whose protein sequence is MKISSQSFMTSAMTICALLWCGLEALAQPPQGPVYANVRYEDDYSFLKNGRGSNPFNQLKKISLGKNIELTFGGQYRFRFESDRNRRFGAPVPPTLEPSQSILLNRCFLFADVQVAGRFRVFGEFKYAGISYSDPVRNNLPVPVTAKDDPDVQNLFAEMWLMKNEKNKLGLRAGRQEMQFGKQRLISPLDWVNTRRAFDGFRLLATASGWKADAFFVKPLEFDPENVNKADESRFFAGAYLQRPAKGKTYSAYYLALREKDPLIRNGQGAPGDYFYHTLGLGFDGGARNLDWTSEAAYQFGDFGGDQIDAYMFSFEGGYTFAKLGIKPRLGLGFDVASGDKNPGDARKQTFNQLFPLGHAFFGWADQVGRQNLRAWSLLLSARLHPRIVAKLNGFKFDLDQRRDALYNAGGAPSRVSPSGAAGYEAGHEIDAEIAVTVNTHASVMLGYARFMPGDFIKKTGIAETHTLFYVMVPVKF, encoded by the coding sequence ATGAAAATTTCATCACAGTCTTTCATGACGAGCGCAATGACAATCTGCGCGCTGTTGTGGTGCGGCCTCGAGGCCTTGGCGCAACCGCCCCAAGGCCCGGTGTATGCCAACGTGCGTTACGAAGATGATTACAGTTTCCTGAAAAACGGCCGCGGCAGCAACCCCTTCAATCAGCTCAAGAAAATTTCGCTCGGGAAAAATATCGAGCTGACGTTCGGCGGCCAGTACCGCTTTCGCTTCGAGAGCGACCGCAACCGCCGATTCGGCGCGCCGGTGCCGCCGACGCTGGAGCCCTCGCAAAGTATTTTGCTGAATCGTTGTTTCCTGTTTGCCGACGTGCAAGTTGCCGGCCGCTTCCGCGTGTTCGGCGAATTTAAATATGCCGGCATCAGCTACTCCGACCCGGTGCGAAACAACCTGCCGGTGCCAGTGACGGCGAAAGACGATCCGGACGTGCAAAATCTGTTCGCCGAAATGTGGTTGATGAAAAATGAAAAAAACAAACTCGGCCTCCGCGCCGGCCGCCAGGAAATGCAGTTCGGCAAACAGCGGCTGATTTCGCCTTTGGACTGGGTCAACACCCGGCGCGCATTCGACGGCTTTCGGCTGCTGGCGACCGCCAGCGGTTGGAAAGCAGACGCCTTCTTCGTCAAGCCGCTCGAATTTGACCCGGAGAACGTGAACAAAGCCGACGAGTCGAGATTTTTTGCCGGGGCCTATTTGCAGCGGCCGGCCAAAGGCAAAACCTATTCGGCTTACTATTTGGCGCTGCGCGAAAAAGATCCGCTCATTCGCAACGGCCAGGGCGCTCCCGGCGATTATTTTTACCATACCCTCGGCCTCGGGTTCGACGGCGGCGCGCGCAATCTGGATTGGACCTCTGAAGCCGCGTATCAGTTCGGCGATTTCGGCGGCGATCAAATCGACGCTTACATGTTTTCATTTGAAGGCGGTTACACCTTTGCCAAGCTCGGCATCAAGCCGCGCCTCGGCCTCGGTTTCGACGTCGCTTCCGGCGACAAAAATCCCGGCGATGCGCGCAAACAGACTTTCAACCAACTGTTTCCGCTCGGCCATGCTTTCTTCGGCTGGGCCGATCAGGTGGGCCGGCAAAACCTCAGAGCGTGGAGCCTGTTGTTGTCAGCCAGGCTGCACCCGCGCATTGTCGCCAAGCTCAACGGCTTCAAGTTTGATTTGGATCAGCGGCGCGACGCGCTTTACAACGCCGGTGGCGCGCCGAGCCGCGTTTCCCCCTCCGGCGCCGCGGGTTATGAAGCCGGCCACGAGATTGATGCCGAAATCGCCGTCACCGTCAACACCCACGCCAGCGTCATGCTCGGCTACGCGCGCTTCATGCCCGGCGATTTCATTAAAAAAACCGGCATTGCGGAAACGCACACCCTGTTTTATGTGATGGTGCCGGTGAAGTTTTAA
- a CDS encoding NAD(P)/FAD-dependent oxidoreductase: MSAGNAQAKESAAAVFIGSSPRASQLDTDVIVVGGGPAGSVLGTYLARAGVAHLIIDKTHHPRAHVGESLVCSTTRILKEIDFLPVMERENFVVKHGVCWTSWFDEAPIEMMFPDLDGVNHAYQVDRAKFDELLLKHARENGSQILTGVQVETVDFNRQGFANGVTAKVGGAKLRLRSRLVVDASGRKALLGRQLDLLKSDPDFRQFAVHTWFRDVARGNSHTDGFTHLHLLPIRRGWAWQIPITEEVTSVGVVTDREHFVKAGEDVSRFFQMSIGLNPILARRMRAAQPLREYRLDGNYSYMMDRFVGDGWMLVGDAAFFVDPIFASGMSVAMHSAKFAAQVIANALAANDVSAACLRGYEHKLRGGAEVWRDFVRLFYDVAPIFSRVIAESEHRDVALKLCEGDVYDLSATQTLARLRNVFDNVRNTPNHPLCDYLTPATA; this comes from the coding sequence ATGAGCGCCGGCAATGCGCAGGCGAAAGAAAGCGCCGCGGCGGTTTTCATCGGCTCGTCGCCGCGCGCCAGTCAATTGGATACCGACGTCATCGTTGTTGGCGGTGGCCCGGCCGGCTCGGTGTTGGGAACGTATCTCGCCCGCGCCGGCGTCGCTCACCTCATCATCGACAAAACCCACCATCCGCGCGCCCACGTCGGCGAATCCCTGGTCTGCTCCACCACACGCATTCTTAAAGAAATTGATTTTCTGCCGGTGATGGAGCGCGAGAACTTTGTGGTCAAGCACGGGGTCTGCTGGACCTCGTGGTTCGATGAGGCGCCCATCGAAATGATGTTTCCCGATCTTGACGGCGTCAATCACGCCTATCAAGTCGATCGCGCCAAGTTTGACGAGCTGTTGCTCAAGCATGCGCGCGAGAACGGCTCGCAAATTCTCACCGGTGTGCAGGTCGAAACCGTTGATTTCAACCGGCAGGGTTTTGCCAATGGGGTCACCGCCAAAGTCGGCGGCGCCAAATTGCGGCTGCGCTCGCGTCTGGTGGTCGATGCTTCGGGACGCAAAGCGTTGCTTGGCCGCCAACTCGATTTGCTCAAATCCGATCCCGATTTTCGCCAGTTTGCCGTGCACACGTGGTTCCGCGACGTTGCTCGCGGCAATAGCCACACCGACGGATTTACTCACCTGCATCTGTTGCCGATCCGCCGCGGCTGGGCGTGGCAAATTCCCATCACGGAGGAAGTGACTTCCGTCGGCGTCGTGACCGATCGCGAGCATTTTGTCAAAGCCGGCGAAGACGTGAGCCGATTTTTTCAAATGAGCATCGGTTTGAATCCGATTCTGGCCAGGCGCATGCGCGCGGCACAGCCGCTGCGCGAATATCGGTTGGACGGCAATTACAGCTACATGATGGATCGTTTCGTCGGCGACGGCTGGATGCTGGTCGGCGACGCCGCGTTCTTCGTCGATCCGATTTTTGCCTCGGGCATGAGCGTGGCGATGCACTCGGCCAAATTCGCGGCGCAGGTGATTGCCAACGCGCTGGCGGCCAATGACGTGAGCGCGGCGTGCCTGCGCGGCTACGAACACAAATTGCGCGGCGGCGCCGAAGTCTGGCGCGACTTTGTCCGCCTGTTTTACGACGTGGCGCCGATCTTCAGCCGCGTCATCGCCGAAAGCGAGCACCGCGATGTCGCGCTCAAGCTCTGCGAAGGCGACGTGTACGATCTCTCCGCGACTCAAACTCTGGCGCGCTTGCGCAACGTTTTCGACAACGTTCGCAACACGCCGAACCACCCGCTGTGCGATTATTTAACGCCGGCAACGGCCTAA
- a CDS encoding T9SS type A sorting domain-containing protein: protein MRIKIVAPPLLLIILGSAWFTVCRSQGDQCARATTPASALNCAFGVKPTTLRPLTLGLPYVSETDPARKAYQTYLYPDSSNQMPALHRAKGEAIAATIKPLNKQGQIDLVNGKILAVAEGMSNMRDEMEAFTALLAKKAAELNPYFQFISFAEGGCDLECWVDKGVGTVDPQVQILIWKQTSNRPQSADGSPRQPSSNFPNKDSKRFPAHALTTKALLKKRLLDLKKKYPNLKQVYFTSRSYGGWTCAPSNDDYREPVAFEEGFSFKWLLEDQILGRDPQLAFEGANAPAAWLAWGPYLWNPAWTQDMFRADGAHPCSKGTEAIAQMWYDSLSTYRTSKTWFRRDISTAVQNPSGDGAPPGSEMMLFQNYPNPFNAQTGISFYLPAGSQVTLTIYNIFGQEVRKLFNGLAGAGVSRVNWDGRDDRGNALPSGAYLYKLVSGSYGLTRRLSLVK from the coding sequence ATGCGCATTAAAATCGTTGCGCCGCCGCTGTTGTTGATCATTCTCGGGAGCGCCTGGTTTACGGTCTGCCGCTCGCAGGGCGATCAATGCGCCAGAGCCACCACCCCGGCCTCGGCGTTGAATTGTGCCTTCGGCGTCAAGCCAACCACGCTGCGGCCGCTGACTCTGGGCTTGCCGTATGTTTCGGAGACCGATCCGGCCAGGAAGGCTTACCAGACGTATCTTTATCCGGATTCGTCGAATCAAATGCCGGCGCTGCATCGCGCCAAGGGCGAGGCCATTGCGGCGACCATCAAGCCGCTGAACAAGCAAGGCCAGATTGATTTGGTTAACGGCAAAATCCTCGCGGTGGCCGAGGGCATGTCCAACATGCGGGATGAAATGGAAGCCTTTACGGCCTTGCTGGCAAAAAAGGCCGCCGAGCTTAATCCGTACTTTCAATTTATCAGCTTCGCCGAGGGCGGCTGCGATTTGGAGTGTTGGGTCGACAAGGGCGTCGGCACCGTGGATCCGCAAGTGCAGATTCTGATTTGGAAGCAGACCAGCAATCGCCCGCAGAGCGCCGATGGCTCGCCGCGGCAGCCGAGCAGCAATTTTCCCAACAAAGACAGTAAACGCTTTCCAGCGCACGCCTTGACGACCAAGGCGCTATTAAAAAAGCGCCTGCTGGATTTGAAGAAAAAGTATCCGAATTTGAAACAGGTTTATTTTACCAGCCGCAGCTATGGCGGATGGACATGCGCCCCCAGCAACGACGACTACCGCGAGCCGGTGGCTTTTGAAGAAGGCTTTTCCTTCAAATGGCTGCTCGAAGACCAGATTCTCGGCAGGGACCCGCAGCTTGCTTTTGAAGGCGCCAACGCGCCGGCGGCCTGGCTGGCGTGGGGGCCGTACCTGTGGAATCCGGCCTGGACACAGGATATGTTCAGAGCCGATGGCGCTCATCCATGTTCCAAGGGCACCGAGGCCATCGCGCAGATGTGGTATGATTCGTTGTCGACTTACAGGACCTCAAAAACGTGGTTTCGCCGGGATATTTCCACGGCGGTGCAAAATCCGTCTGGTGATGGTGCGCCCCCGGGTTCTGAGATGATGTTGTTTCAAAATTATCCCAACCCGTTTAACGCGCAAACCGGAATTAGTTTTTATCTGCCGGCCGGCTCTCAGGTGACCCTCACGATTTATAACATCTTTGGCCAGGAAGTTCGAAAGCTGTTCAACGGCCTGGCCGGCGCCGGCGTGTCCCGGGTCAATTGGGACGGTCGCGATGATCGTGGCAACGCCCTTCCCAGCGGCGCCTATCTCTACAAATTGGTGAGTGGAAGTTACGGCCTGACAAGGCGGCTGTCGCTGGTGAAATAA